The following are from one region of the Neosynechococcus sphagnicola sy1 genome:
- a CDS encoding MASE1 domain-containing protein, with the protein MKVHPQRQTPSVNLGHCHLWKQVGAAIAYYAAAQFSIAFATLPDAASTPIWIASGVAVGVMLLWGYTLWVGIFVSIFVLEFTLFKGWTGSGLFLTLAVTAITTFGKVLAVYWTQKLTDGRHILDRSQDVLRFVVVGSCFSHLPVGAICAALVCALGKAPWSAYPTVMLNWWLGDAFGILILAPLIVAWGRDAAQCLHLLKRRSLEGVILVLLVLAVSGIAFSSHYPLEYMLIPLIVWAAFRFQQPGATLLMVATSILAVIGTAQGYGSFVRDSLNESLLLLQSFIGVIALTTLLLCAVLSENEQVRAELRQINATLEHRVHDRTLQLAAAHDQILALNEKLKAENLYMGAKLDVVRQIQQMILPKADELRAIANLDIASFIEAADDVGGDYYDVFETDGVVTIGIGDVTGHGLESGLLMLMTQTAVRTLTELREQDPVRFLDTLNRTLYKNIRRINTHKSLTLAVLTYLEGKLRISGQHEEVIVLRASGEVTRIDTMDLGFPLGLAFEITDLINSIEIELQPGDGIVLYTDGITEAMNASREFYGLERLCTMASRHWQQGAIAVEAAVIADLHLHMAEQKVLDDITLLVVKRSPSA; encoded by the coding sequence ATGAAGGTTCATCCCCAACGACAAACCCCATCAGTTAACTTGGGGCATTGCCACCTCTGGAAGCAAGTTGGCGCTGCGATCGCCTACTATGCTGCTGCTCAGTTTTCCATTGCCTTTGCGACGCTCCCAGATGCGGCTTCTACGCCGATTTGGATCGCCTCTGGGGTGGCGGTGGGTGTCATGTTGCTGTGGGGATATACCCTCTGGGTGGGGATCTTCGTCAGTATTTTTGTTCTTGAATTTACTTTATTTAAGGGGTGGACAGGGTCAGGATTGTTTTTGACCCTAGCCGTCACGGCTATCACCACTTTTGGCAAGGTGTTGGCCGTCTACTGGACACAAAAACTAACGGACGGTCGCCACATTTTAGACCGTTCCCAGGATGTGCTGCGGTTTGTGGTTGTCGGAAGTTGCTTCAGCCATCTGCCCGTCGGGGCGATTTGTGCGGCGCTGGTCTGCGCCTTGGGCAAAGCACCCTGGTCAGCTTACCCAACGGTGATGTTGAATTGGTGGCTAGGGGATGCCTTTGGAATTTTAATCTTGGCACCACTGATCGTGGCTTGGGGCAGAGATGCCGCCCAGTGTCTGCATCTCCTCAAACGGCGATCGCTGGAAGGGGTCATCCTAGTGTTGTTGGTCTTGGCGGTGAGCGGGATTGCCTTTAGCAGCCACTATCCCCTGGAGTACATGTTGATCCCGCTGATCGTTTGGGCAGCCTTTCGCTTCCAACAGCCCGGTGCTACCTTGCTGATGGTTGCAACCTCCATTCTGGCGGTGATTGGAACGGCTCAAGGGTATGGCTCCTTTGTCAGAGACTCTCTCAATGAATCGCTGTTGCTGCTCCAGTCTTTCATTGGTGTGATTGCCCTCACCACCCTGCTGCTCTGTGCGGTGTTGAGTGAAAATGAGCAGGTCAGAGCGGAGTTACGGCAGATCAATGCCACCCTGGAACATCGAGTCCATGATCGCACCCTACAACTGGCTGCCGCTCATGATCAAATCCTGGCACTGAATGAAAAACTGAAGGCTGAAAATCTCTACATGGGTGCCAAGCTCGATGTCGTCCGTCAGATCCAGCAGATGATTTTGCCGAAAGCCGATGAACTGCGGGCGATCGCCAACCTGGATATTGCGAGTTTTATAGAAGCGGCAGATGATGTCGGCGGTGACTACTATGATGTCTTTGAAACCGATGGTGTCGTCACCATTGGCATCGGCGATGTCACGGGTCACGGACTCGAAAGTGGTCTGTTAATGCTGATGACGCAGACGGCGGTGCGCACCCTGACTGAACTGCGGGAACAAGATCCCGTCAGGTTTCTAGATACCCTCAACCGCACCCTCTACAAAAATATTCGCCGCATCAATACCCACAAGAGTCTGACCCTGGCCGTACTCACCTATCTCGAGGGCAAACTGCGCATCAGTGGCCAACATGAAGAGGTAATTGTCCTGCGGGCATCGGGGGAGGTAACGCGCATCGACACCATGGATCTGGGGTTCCCCTTGGGACTCGCCTTTGAAATCACTGATTTGATCAACAGTATTGAGATCGAGTTGCAGCCAGGGGATGGCATTGTGCTCTATACCGATGGCATCACCGAAGCCATGAACGCTTCCCGAGAGTTTTATGGACTGGAACGACTCTGTACGATGGCAAGTCGTCACTGGCAGCAGGGAGCGATCGCCGTTGAAGCAGCGGTGATTGCTGACTTGCACCTCCACATGGCGGAGCAAAAGGTGCTAGACGACATCACACTCCTGGTAGTGAAGCGATCGCCCAGCGCTTAA